A window from bacterium encodes these proteins:
- a CDS encoding mechanosensitive ion channel family protein yields MPALFMLAAVNARPVQSDSTKPAASLGAPVVFAGDTLFHIRERVGSFPPEHRARAIIERLTTLSTRAFTGSDTLLTNEGETSTDILAGDAIIMTITDADAAGLARAQMVQAYTQKIQAALEKEAEQTSVKNILLGAFFSVLATVVAIVVLKLLNKLFAKIFAQLQAWRGTRIPALKIQNLEVLSADRVTNILLGFAKALRAAVVLLLLYFYLPLVFSFFPWTEGLAARLFGYVLSPLRVLWRGFAAYLPNIFFIAVTVFVTHYTVRFIRWIFNELGKGTIALPGFYPEWAEPTFKIVRFLVIAFVLIVVFPYLPGAGSPAFQGVSVFLGILFSLGSASAISNVVAGVVLTYTRAFNLGDRVKIGDTMGEVVERTLLVTRLRTIKNVDVTIPNAMVLGSHIINYSSSAQAHGLILHTTVTIGYDVPWRRVHALLLAAAANTKHILNDPPPFVLQTGLNDFYPSYELNAHTDQPEFMAGIYSELHQNIQDKFNEAGVEIMSPHYSAMRDGNQTTIPQDYLPKTYTPPSFRILPVEGLFDRRKPVSATNVE; encoded by the coding sequence ATGCCGGCCTTGTTCATGCTGGCTGCGGTTAACGCCAGGCCGGTGCAGAGCGATTCCACCAAGCCGGCAGCGTCATTGGGCGCACCTGTTGTTTTTGCCGGGGACACGCTTTTTCATATTCGCGAACGCGTAGGTTCTTTCCCGCCGGAGCATCGCGCTCGCGCCATCATCGAACGTTTGACGACGTTGTCTACCCGCGCCTTCACCGGCAGCGACACCCTTTTGACGAACGAAGGCGAAACCAGCACGGATATTCTCGCTGGCGATGCGATCATCATGACCATCACCGACGCCGACGCCGCGGGCCTGGCGCGCGCGCAGATGGTGCAAGCCTACACGCAAAAAATTCAGGCAGCGCTGGAGAAAGAGGCTGAACAAACGAGCGTAAAGAATATTTTGCTCGGCGCGTTTTTTTCCGTATTGGCTACTGTTGTCGCAATCGTGGTCTTAAAACTGCTCAACAAACTCTTCGCAAAAATATTTGCCCAACTCCAGGCCTGGCGCGGTACCCGCATTCCCGCTCTCAAAATTCAAAATTTGGAGGTTCTTTCCGCGGACCGCGTCACCAACATTTTGCTGGGATTCGCCAAGGCATTGCGCGCTGCCGTCGTGCTGTTGCTGTTGTATTTCTATCTGCCGCTGGTCTTCAGTTTTTTTCCGTGGACCGAGGGGCTGGCCGCCAGACTTTTTGGCTATGTTCTCTCACCGCTGCGCGTACTCTGGCGCGGTTTTGCCGCTTATTTGCCCAACATCTTTTTCATTGCCGTCACCGTTTTTGTCACGCACTACACCGTAAGATTCATTCGCTGGATTTTCAACGAACTGGGCAAAGGGACAATTGCGTTACCCGGTTTTTATCCGGAATGGGCCGAACCAACGTTTAAGATCGTGCGTTTTCTGGTCATCGCGTTCGTGTTGATTGTGGTATTTCCCTACTTGCCGGGGGCCGGCTCGCCGGCTTTTCAAGGCGTGTCGGTTTTTCTTGGCATTTTGTTTTCATTAGGCTCCGCCTCCGCCATTTCCAACGTGGTGGCGGGCGTCGTACTCACCTACACGCGCGCCTTCAATCTTGGTGATCGCGTGAAAATCGGCGATACCATGGGCGAGGTGGTGGAAAGAACACTGTTGGTCACCCGCCTCCGCACCATCAAAAACGTCGATGTCACGATTCCCAACGCCATGGTGCTCGGCAGTCACATCATCAACTATAGTTCCTCCGCACAAGCGCACGGGCTGATCTTGCACACCACGGTCACCATTGGCTATGACGTGCCGTGGCGCCGGGTACATGCATTGTTGCTCGCCGCCGCAGCGAACACCAAACACATCCTGAATGATCCGCCGCCGTTCGTTTTGCAGACAGGTTTGAATGATTTTTATCCGAGCTACGAATTGAATGCCCACACCGATCAGCCCGAGTTCATGGCCGGCATCTATTCCGAGCTGCACCAGAATATTCAAGACAAGTTCAACGAGGCGGGCGTCGAAATTATGTCGCCACATTACAGTGCGATGCGCGACGGCAATCAAACCACCATTCCGCAGGACTATCTGCCCAAGACATACACACCGCCGTCCTTTCGGATTCTGCCGGTGGAAGGGTTGTTTGATCGGCGCAAGCCTGTGTCTGCCACAAACGTGGAATAG
- a CDS encoding PAS domain-containing protein: protein MAKPKSFNLTDLDTMTCLIDEIFSEMNLGLIVYQLEDPAAASSLKLVYANKQASRYTGSDLSRSVGKYLPEAFPALAQTDVPELYADVVRTKQPRTVGAFEYSDVNVEKAYYAVKAFPMPNACVGILFENITLRKQLEEMVKHRTEQAHPPEAPEAT from the coding sequence ATGGCCAAACCGAAGAGCTTCAATCTCACCGATCTCGACACCATGACTTGCCTGATCGATGAGATCTTCTCGGAAATGAATCTTGGTCTGATCGTCTATCAGTTGGAAGACCCGGCGGCGGCCAGCTCGCTCAAGCTGGTCTATGCCAACAAACAGGCCTCGCGCTACACCGGCAGCGATTTGAGCCGGTCGGTGGGGAAATATCTGCCGGAGGCGTTTCCGGCGCTGGCGCAAACCGACGTGCCGGAGTTGTATGCCGACGTCGTGCGCACCAAGCAGCCACGCACCGTGGGTGCGTTCGAGTACAGCGACGTCAACGTCGAGAAGGCCTACTATGCCGTGAAAGCCTTTCCCATGCCCAATGCCTGCGTCGGCATTCTCTTCGAGAATATCACGCTGCGCAAGCAATTGGAGGAAATGGTCAAGCACCGGACGGAACAGGCGCACCCGCCAGAAGCACCGGAAGCAACCTGA
- a CDS encoding carbon-nitrogen hydrolase family protein: MDRIRVAALQYFIRPVTTFAQFRDQVEGLVQTAADYKCHLIVFPEYFTVQLLTLGQIKRPIHEQIRDLAKQVPRFVETMAGLARANKIHIVAGTTPAREDGDERVYNECFFFSPTGSFGVQGKTHMTRFESEEWHVAPRTRLKIFESDFGRVAIAICYDVEFPEIARAAARQEAHILIVPSCTDDRQGFLRVRYCAHARAIENQMYVIQASTVGSLPMVPAVSLNYGQAAILTPSDFAFSRDGILAEGNPNQEMMVIGELNLKTIAESRLSGTVLPLWDSRRTAEVVSQSELVKL; this comes from the coding sequence ATGGATCGTATTCGCGTCGCCGCCCTGCAATACTTCATTCGTCCCGTGACCACCTTCGCGCAGTTCCGCGACCAGGTCGAAGGCTTGGTGCAGACCGCCGCCGATTACAAATGCCATCTCATCGTCTTTCCGGAATATTTCACGGTGCAGTTGCTCACCCTCGGCCAAATCAAACGCCCGATCCACGAGCAAATCCGCGACCTTGCCAAGCAGGTGCCGCGCTTCGTCGAGACGATGGCCGGGCTGGCGCGCGCCAACAAAATTCACATCGTTGCCGGCACAACCCCGGCACGCGAAGACGGCGACGAACGAGTCTATAACGAGTGTTTCTTCTTCAGTCCAACCGGCTCGTTCGGCGTGCAGGGCAAAACCCACATGACCCGCTTCGAGAGCGAAGAATGGCACGTCGCCCCGCGGACCAGGCTGAAAATTTTCGAGTCCGATTTCGGCCGGGTCGCGATCGCGATTTGCTATGACGTCGAATTCCCCGAGATCGCGCGCGCGGCCGCGCGGCAGGAGGCGCACATTCTCATCGTGCCGAGCTGCACCGACGACCGCCAGGGCTTTTTGCGCGTGCGCTATTGCGCGCACGCCCGCGCCATCGAAAACCAGATGTATGTCATTCAAGCCTCCACCGTGGGCTCGCTGCCGATGGTGCCCGCGGTCTCCCTCAACTATGGCCAGGCCGCCATTCTCACGCCCAGTGATTTTGCCTTCTCGCGTGACGGTATCCTCGCCGAAGGCAATCCCAACCAGGAAATGATGGTCATTGGCGAACTCAATCTCAAAACGATCGCGGAGTCGCGCTTGTCCGGCACGGTGTTGCCGCTGTGGGACAGCCGCCGCACCGCGGAAGTCGTCTCGCAATCCGAATTGGTAAAGCTATGA
- a CDS encoding GNAT family N-acetyltransferase, translating to MSTAPAEIIVRNTQPQDFNGIIAMSRAVYTASMPWSATQLSSHLQVFPEGQLVAVERASGRVVGMAASLIVLWNDYDMHTSWRDFTDHGMFTNHDPANGRTLYGAEVMVHPKVQGHGVGKRLYQARRELVERLGLLRIRAGARLRGYHRYADRMGPEEYVVKVVQGELGDPTLSFQLKQGFCVLAVVEGYLRHDPESLGHAAVIEWINAAVARPEDYAGRDVRLAGGT from the coding sequence ATGAGCACAGCGCCGGCAGAAATCATCGTGCGCAACACGCAGCCGCAGGACTTCAACGGCATCATTGCCATGAGCCGCGCGGTTTACACCGCGAGCATGCCGTGGTCCGCGACACAACTCAGTTCGCATTTGCAGGTGTTCCCCGAGGGCCAGTTGGTGGCGGTGGAACGGGCCTCCGGCCGCGTAGTGGGCATGGCCGCCAGCTTGATCGTGTTGTGGAACGATTATGACATGCACACGAGCTGGCGGGACTTCACCGACCACGGCATGTTCACGAATCATGATCCCGCCAACGGTCGCACGTTGTATGGCGCGGAAGTGATGGTGCATCCGAAGGTGCAGGGCCACGGCGTCGGCAAGAGGCTGTACCAGGCGCGGCGCGAGTTGGTCGAACGCCTGGGCTTGCTGCGTATTCGCGCCGGGGCGCGGCTGCGCGGGTATCATCGCTATGCCGATCGCATGGGGCCGGAAGAGTATGTGGTCAAGGTCGTGCAAGGCGAGCTGGGCGACCCCACGCTGTCGTTCCAGCTCAAGCAGGGCTTTTGTGTGCTGGCGGTGGTGGAGGGCTACTTGCGCCACGATCCCGAGAGCCTCGGCCATGCCGCGGTGATCGAATGGATCAATGCGGCGGTGGCGAGACCAGAGGATTATGCCGGGCGCGATGTCCGTTTGGCGGGTGGAACTTGA
- a CDS encoding hemolysin family protein, translating into MILFLASSLIAVVVSFLCSLAEAVLLSLNPIRLETLKQQGRPFASSWLAMKQNVGRPIAAILILNTVAHTGGATIAGGAFDEIYGDKWLWLFSTVFTFIILFGTEIIPKVLGVTFNERLAPAIAPVLRFSMTVLQPIIFLTEFVSRLLKGKGEETGLSIADLQTLARVAKTSNLIEAEQENIILNAVKFHETKVQAVMIPREWIVCLRANLPVEANFEIANNNFHTRYPISETDSVDDIIGYINFKEMATFAFDFKALKLEALIRPILHVRADANLNTMLKLFIAKRHHLALVKNTAGRVIGMVTLEDVVEEIVGDIEDEFDLSSTEIVQVGAQSWKAGGDVSMKLIAEKVGVAGSETVLSQTLAQWFAATTAQTLCPGYVQALGPLRFTIQRVRRGKVHQAKVEVCAPEN; encoded by the coding sequence ATGATCCTCTTTCTGGCAAGCAGTCTGATCGCCGTCGTGGTTTCTTTTCTCTGTTCGTTGGCAGAGGCCGTGCTGTTGAGTTTGAATCCCATCCGTCTCGAGACCTTGAAGCAACAGGGCCGCCCGTTCGCTTCATCCTGGCTGGCGATGAAGCAGAATGTCGGCCGGCCGATCGCGGCGATTCTCATTCTCAACACCGTGGCGCACACCGGCGGCGCAACGATTGCGGGCGGCGCTTTCGACGAAATCTATGGGGACAAGTGGCTGTGGCTGTTCTCCACTGTTTTCACTTTTATCATCTTGTTCGGCACCGAGATCATTCCCAAAGTGCTGGGTGTAACTTTCAATGAACGGCTGGCGCCGGCCATCGCGCCGGTGTTGCGCTTCAGCATGACGGTCCTGCAGCCCATTATTTTTCTCACCGAATTCGTCTCCCGGTTGTTGAAAGGCAAGGGCGAAGAAACCGGCCTGAGCATTGCCGACCTGCAAACGCTGGCGCGTGTTGCCAAAACCAGCAACCTCATCGAAGCCGAGCAGGAAAACATCATTCTCAATGCCGTCAAATTTCACGAAACGAAAGTGCAGGCCGTGATGATTCCACGGGAGTGGATCGTGTGCTTGCGCGCCAACCTGCCGGTCGAGGCCAATTTTGAGATTGCCAACAACAACTTCCACACGCGCTATCCGATCAGCGAGACCGATTCCGTCGACGACATTATCGGCTATATCAACTTCAAGGAAATGGCAACGTTTGCGTTCGATTTCAAAGCGCTGAAACTGGAAGCGCTCATTCGCCCGATTTTGCATGTGCGGGCCGACGCCAACCTCAACACCATGTTGAAGCTTTTTATTGCCAAGCGCCATCATTTGGCGCTGGTGAAGAATACCGCGGGCCGGGTCATCGGCATGGTCACGTTGGAAGACGTGGTCGAGGAAATCGTGGGCGACATTGAAGACGAATTCGATTTGAGTTCGACGGAGATCGTCCAAGTTGGCGCGCAAAGCTGGAAAGCCGGCGGAGACGTCAGCATGAAGTTGATCGCAGAAAAGGTTGGCGTGGCGGGCAGCGAAACGGTTCTCTCCCAAACGCTGGCGCAGTGGTTTGCAGCGACCACGGCGCAGACGCTTTGTCCCGGCTATGTGCAGGCGCTCGGCCCGCTCCGGTTCACGATTCAGCGGGTGCGGCGCGGCAAAGTGCACCAGGCCAAAGTGGAAGTTTGTGCGCCGGAGAATTGA
- a CDS encoding dicarboxylate/amino acid:cation symporter has product MPRLKLQLHTKILLGFVLGILAGLLAGQFGLAAFFNSYVKPLGTAFIRLISMVVVPLVFASLLVGTGTLSDVRRLGRIGLKTFAYYLFTTAVAITLGLVLASLFKPGHGLTAASKEQLLASFQAEASGRIEQALQQPSTVEILLDIIPTNPMRALVEAEMLQVIFFALLFGVVLTMLPQEKSRPVLKFFDGVNEAMLKLVMLIMAIAPYGVFALIAALTAEFGLSILGTLAKYALVVVLGLIIHASLTYPALLKIFTRLSLRKFFGGIRPAQLIAFSSSSSSATLPVTMECVEENLGVSKAVAGFVLPLGATINMDGTALYQGVAAVFIAQVYGLELSLAQQALVVLTATLASIGAAGVPGVGMITLALVLKTIGVPLEGIALILGVDRLLDMCRTVVNVTGDASCAAVVAATEGEAA; this is encoded by the coding sequence ATGCCACGGTTGAAGCTTCAGCTCCACACCAAAATCTTGCTGGGATTCGTTCTTGGAATACTGGCGGGGTTGCTTGCCGGCCAATTCGGGCTGGCTGCGTTCTTCAACAGTTATGTCAAACCGTTGGGCACGGCGTTCATCCGTCTCATCAGCATGGTCGTCGTGCCGCTGGTGTTCGCCTCCTTGCTGGTGGGCACCGGCACGCTTTCCGACGTGCGCCGGCTGGGCCGCATCGGCCTCAAGACCTTTGCCTATTATCTGTTCACGACTGCGGTGGCCATCACGCTGGGCTTGGTACTCGCCAGTCTTTTCAAGCCGGGACACGGCCTGACCGCCGCATCCAAGGAACAACTGCTCGCCAGCTTTCAAGCCGAGGCCAGCGGCCGCATCGAGCAGGCATTGCAGCAGCCCAGCACCGTCGAGATTCTGCTGGACATCATTCCCACCAACCCGATGCGTGCGCTGGTGGAAGCGGAAATGCTGCAAGTCATCTTCTTTGCGCTTCTCTTCGGCGTCGTACTCACCATGCTGCCGCAGGAGAAATCCCGGCCGGTTCTGAAATTCTTCGACGGCGTCAACGAAGCCATGCTCAAGCTGGTGATGTTGATCATGGCTATCGCGCCCTACGGCGTATTTGCGTTGATCGCGGCGCTGACCGCGGAATTCGGCTTGAGCATTCTCGGCACGCTGGCAAAATACGCGCTGGTCGTGGTGTTGGGCCTCATCATTCATGCGAGCCTCACATATCCCGCCCTGCTCAAGATTTTCACGCGCCTGTCCTTGCGCAAATTTTTCGGCGGCATCCGGCCGGCGCAGCTCATCGCCTTCAGCTCCAGCTCGAGTTCCGCAACGCTGCCGGTGACCATGGAATGCGTGGAGGAGAATCTCGGTGTTTCCAAAGCCGTCGCCGGATTCGTGCTGCCGCTGGGCGCGACCATCAACATGGACGGCACGGCATTGTACCAGGGCGTGGCAGCGGTTTTCATTGCGCAAGTTTACGGCCTCGAACTCTCTCTGGCGCAGCAAGCTCTGGTGGTGTTGACTGCGACGCTGGCCTCGATCGGCGCCGCCGGCGTTCCCGGCGTGGGCATGATCACGCTGGCGCTGGTCTTGAAAACCATTGGTGTGCCGCTCGAGGGCATCGCGCTGATCCTGGGCGTTGACCGCCTGCTCGACATGTGCCGCACCGTCGTCAACGTCACCGGCGATGCCTCGTGCGCGGCGGTGGTGGCTGCCACCGAGGGCGAGGCGGCCTGA
- a CDS encoding AAA family ATPase, whose product MNDQALDASLSSPLCSSCGFVNPAGFNFCGKCGTRLGAGVTPPPPAGDNLRAAMPAEASGPRLEDGRAERRQLTVLFCDLVGSTQLSSQLDPEDLRDLIRDYQHTSAEVIVAQQGHIAQYLGDGLLVYFGYPQAHENDAECAVRAGLGLVAAIAHLHERWQHRLRVPLAVRIGIHTGPVVVGAIGGGGRFEQLALGQTPNLAARLQSLAQPNAVLLSEITYKLVQDHFECRDFGSHLLKGVAQPVHVYQLLQAHPRKDRLRRATAQELTPLIGRSEELEHLLAIWRRAGSGSGQIVLLSSEAGVGKSRLLHALQERLAGAPHRVLKGRCSSFDQERALHPISEMLEHLFDLEREEMGAPRWAEVEARLGRYGIALAEVQPLFASLPAAAPVAIEALSFAQPPGSKPKPHRAVLQLLQALASEQPLFLLLEDLHWADAATLELLELLTEQIASSAIMACFTFRPQFHPPWPRWDHLHALALLPFSPEQTAAMITAVAGGKSLPPEMLQQLVAKTDGVPLFIEELTKMVLESGLLSEQEDRFELAGPLPPLAIPATLQDSLMARLDRLATVKEVAQLGAVIGREFSYELLLQVSQLEAATLQRELARLVEAGLLQQQGSPPSAKYVFKHALIQDTAYQALLRSTRQVYHGRIAQVLAEQFPRIAEAKPELIAYHYTAAKRTAPAVNYWYQAGQRASRRTAHEEAVRHYNKALELVRELPAGEAVIQQELEILIALAAALIITSGYAAAEVERLYARARALTAPLQHHAHLYPALLGLSKFYLLRGDFQQALELGEQALRLANEVQEAALQVESHFLVGTALFHLGELKPAAAALENGIALYQVPQHRSMITRFGHDSGVSCLCYLARIRWFQGYPDQALRRSMEALSLARELAHPFSLAMALAFAALISQLRQEVLATCKLAEEGIAVSRAQHYAFYLAMAKVLHGWARVELHQEESYLAEIEEGLRVWRATGTQLFRPHLLALLAEAYATVKRAAEGLQVLHEALGAAQMSGKRFYQAELYRLQGILLMQLGASREEVERSLRQALALARDRQAKSLELRAAISLCSYQENDPESRALLREICGWFSEGHDTLDLQLAAAMLNRA is encoded by the coding sequence ATGAATGATCAGGCACTCGACGCTTCGCTGTCTTCGCCGCTTTGTTCGAGTTGCGGCTTCGTGAACCCCGCCGGCTTCAACTTTTGCGGCAAGTGCGGCACACGCCTTGGCGCCGGCGTTACGCCACCACCGCCTGCCGGTGACAACTTGCGCGCCGCGATGCCCGCGGAGGCGTCCGGCCCGCGTCTTGAAGATGGCCGCGCGGAACGCCGCCAACTCACTGTGTTGTTCTGCGATTTGGTGGGCTCCACCCAACTCTCCAGCCAACTCGATCCCGAGGATTTGCGCGACCTCATCCGCGATTACCAGCACACCAGCGCCGAAGTGATCGTCGCACAGCAGGGCCACATCGCACAATACCTCGGCGACGGCTTGCTGGTGTATTTCGGCTATCCGCAGGCGCACGAAAACGACGCCGAATGCGCGGTGCGCGCCGGGCTGGGCCTGGTGGCGGCGATCGCGCATTTGCACGAACGCTGGCAGCACCGGCTGCGCGTGCCGCTGGCGGTGCGGATCGGCATTCACACCGGACCCGTCGTGGTCGGTGCCATCGGCGGCGGCGGCCGCTTTGAACAACTGGCGCTGGGGCAAACGCCCAATCTTGCCGCCCGCCTGCAAAGCTTGGCGCAACCCAACGCGGTCTTGTTGAGCGAAATCACCTATAAGCTGGTGCAGGATCATTTCGAATGCCGCGACTTCGGCTCGCATCTGCTCAAGGGCGTGGCGCAGCCGGTGCACGTTTATCAATTGCTCCAGGCGCATCCCCGCAAAGACCGGCTGCGTCGTGCCACCGCGCAGGAGCTGACGCCGTTGATCGGCAGATCCGAAGAGTTGGAACACTTGCTGGCGATTTGGCGGCGTGCTGGCAGCGGGTCAGGCCAGATCGTGCTGCTCAGCAGTGAAGCCGGCGTCGGCAAATCGCGCTTGCTGCATGCACTGCAAGAACGGCTGGCCGGCGCGCCGCACCGCGTGCTGAAGGGCCGCTGCTCTTCCTTCGATCAGGAACGGGCGCTGCATCCGATCAGCGAGATGTTGGAACACCTGTTTGACCTCGAGCGGGAGGAAATGGGCGCGCCACGCTGGGCGGAGGTGGAAGCGCGGCTGGGCCGCTATGGCATTGCACTGGCAGAGGTGCAGCCGCTGTTTGCCAGCCTGCCGGCCGCGGCACCGGTTGCGATCGAAGCATTGTCCTTTGCGCAGCCGCCGGGGTCGAAGCCGAAGCCCCATCGGGCGGTGCTGCAGTTGCTGCAAGCCCTGGCCAGCGAACAGCCGCTGTTTCTGCTTCTGGAAGATTTGCATTGGGCGGATGCGGCAACGCTGGAGCTGCTCGAGTTGCTCACCGAGCAGATCGCCTCCTCCGCGATCATGGCCTGTTTCACTTTTCGGCCGCAATTCCATCCGCCCTGGCCGCGGTGGGATCATCTGCACGCGCTCGCCCTGCTGCCGTTCTCTCCCGAGCAAACCGCAGCAATGATTACCGCTGTCGCCGGCGGCAAATCGCTGCCGCCGGAAATGCTGCAGCAGCTCGTGGCCAAAACCGATGGCGTGCCGCTCTTCATCGAAGAACTCACCAAGATGGTGCTGGAGTCCGGCTTGCTCAGCGAGCAGGAGGATCGCTTCGAGCTGGCCGGGCCGCTGCCGCCGCTGGCGATTCCCGCCACGCTGCAGGACTCGCTGATGGCCCGCCTCGATCGTCTGGCGACGGTGAAGGAAGTGGCGCAGCTTGGCGCGGTCATCGGCCGGGAATTCAGTTATGAGCTGCTGTTGCAGGTGTCGCAGCTCGAGGCCGCCACGCTGCAACGCGAGCTGGCACGCTTGGTCGAGGCCGGTTTGCTGCAGCAGCAAGGCAGCCCGCCGTCGGCAAAGTACGTGTTCAAGCATGCGCTCATTCAGGACACCGCCTACCAGGCGCTGTTGCGCAGCACGCGGCAGGTTTATCACGGCCGCATTGCGCAAGTGCTGGCCGAGCAGTTTCCCCGCATTGCCGAGGCCAAGCCCGAGTTGATCGCCTATCACTACACCGCGGCGAAACGCACCGCACCGGCAGTCAACTATTGGTATCAAGCCGGACAGCGAGCGAGCCGGCGCACTGCCCACGAGGAGGCCGTTCGCCATTACAACAAAGCCCTGGAGTTGGTGCGGGAACTGCCGGCCGGTGAGGCGGTGATTCAGCAGGAATTGGAAATCTTGATTGCGCTGGCCGCGGCGTTGATCATCACTTCGGGCTACGCCGCCGCCGAGGTCGAGCGCCTCTATGCCCGTGCGCGCGCGCTGACTGCGCCGCTCCAACATCATGCCCATCTCTATCCCGCGCTGCTGGGGCTTTCGAAATTCTACTTGCTGCGCGGAGATTTCCAACAGGCACTCGAGTTGGGCGAACAGGCCCTGCGTCTCGCCAACGAAGTGCAGGAGGCGGCACTGCAGGTGGAGTCACATTTTTTGGTGGGAACGGCGTTGTTTCATCTCGGCGAGCTCAAGCCGGCGGCCGCCGCCCTGGAGAACGGCATTGCGCTGTATCAGGTGCCGCAGCACCGCTCGATGATCACCCGCTTTGGCCATGACTCGGGCGTGTCCTGCTTGTGCTATCTGGCGCGCATTCGCTGGTTTCAAGGTTATCCCGATCAGGCGTTGCGGCGCAGCATGGAAGCGTTGAGCCTGGCGCGCGAGCTGGCGCATCCCTTCAGTCTGGCCATGGCGCTGGCCTTTGCCGCTTTGATCAGCCAGCTCCGCCAGGAGGTGCTCGCGACCTGCAAGCTGGCGGAGGAAGGCATCGCGGTGAGCCGCGCGCAGCACTATGCCTTCTATTTGGCGATGGCAAAAGTGCTGCACGGATGGGCGCGCGTCGAGTTGCATCAGGAGGAGAGCTATCTTGCCGAAATCGAAGAGGGCTTGCGCGTTTGGCGCGCAACCGGCACGCAGTTGTTCCGGCCGCATTTGCTCGCGCTGCTGGCGGAAGCGTACGCCACCGTCAAGCGCGCCGCCGAGGGCCTGCAGGTGTTGCATGAAGCGCTGGGCGCCGCGCAAATGAGCGGCAAGCGCTTTTATCAAGCGGAATTGTATCGGCTGCAGGGGATTTTGCTCATGCAACTCGGCGCCTCGCGTGAGGAGGTGGAGCGCAGCCTGCGCCAGGCGCTGGCGCTTGCCCGCGACCGGCAGGCCAAATCATTGGAGCTGCGCGCGGCGATCAGCCTGTGTTCCTATCAGGAGAATGATCCGGAATCCCGCGCCCTTCTGCGCGAAATCTGCGGCTGGTTCAGCGAAGGCCACGATACTTTGGATTTGCAGCTTGCCGCGGCCATGCTCAATCGCGCTTGA